A region of the Methylobacterium nodulans ORS 2060 genome:
GCTGAAGCTGTCGCGCAGCAAGATGCTGGCCTTCTTCGCCCAGCAGCCGCCCTGCCTGGTGGCGCTGGAAGCCTGCGGGGCCTCGCATCACTGGGCCCGCACCCTGGCCGGGCTGGGCCACACGGTGCGCCTGATCGCGCCCCAGCACGTCAAGCCCTACGTGCCCGGCTCCAAGACCGACGCGGCCGATGCGGCGGGCCTGTGCGAGGCGGTCAGCCGGCCGCAGATGCGCTTCGTGCCGGTCAAGACCGCCGAGCAGCAGGCGGCGCTGATGCTCACGGGCCTGCGCGAGCAATGGCTCAAGCGGCGCACCCAGGTCAGCAACAGCCTGCGCGGGTATGCGGCCGAGTTCGGGCTGGCGGCGCCTCAGGGGCTGGCCCGTCTCGCGGAACTGGTCGCGCGCCTGGCCGAGGACCCGCGCGTGCCGGCTCTGGCCCGCCCGCTGTTTGCGGCGCTGTGGGCCGAGTACCAGGAGATCGAGGCCCGGGTGCAGGAGGCCGACCGCCAGCTCAAAGTGTGGCAGCGGGGCAACGCCAGCTGCCGGCGGCTGAGCGCCGTGCCGGGGATCGGTCCGGTGGGCGCGGCGCTGCTGGTGCTGAAGACGCCGGCCCCCCAGGCGTTCCGCAGCGGGCGGGACTTTGCGGCCTGGCTGGGGCTGACGCCCAAGGATCACGCGACCGCGGGCAAGCCGCGGCTGGGCGGGATCACGCGGGCGGGCGACGAGCAACTGCGCAGCGTGCTGGTGGCCGGCGCGATGGCGGTGCTGCGCCAGCTCAAGCCGGAGAGCGCGGGGCTGGCGGGCTGGCTGACGCGGCTGGTGGCGCGCAAGGCGCGGCGGCTGGTGGCGGTGGCGCTGGCCAACAAGCTGGCGCGGATCGCCTGGCGGCTGTTGGTGAGCGGGGCGAGCTACGACCCGGCCCGGGCCGGCCCGCCGATGGGAGGGGCGGAGCCGGCCCGGGCCTGACCGGGCCGGTGGCGCGATCAGGAGGGAACCGGGGGCCGGTGAGGCGCCCATGAGCTTGCAAGCGGGAGATGGTTGGTCAGCTCGGCTGTCGTGACATGCCTCACTCCGGGGGATCCAAGGGCCGTTCGAGGTCACTGTGCTGATTGGGCGGCGTGTCGCGCACCACCACCTGGGCCGCGGTCGGCAGAGCCGCACCCGAAGGCCGAACATATGGATGCAACGGCAGAGCCGGACCGGGATTGTCCGCTTGCGAGAACGGGCCGTCCACATATGGGTCCCGGGCCGCATTCCGCTGCCGCTGCATGCGTCCGGGACAGGGGAGCAGGCGGCCCGGGTCAGGACTGGGCCGGGCCGGGCTGATCCGCCAGCTCGGCCGCGGCGGTCTCGGCCCGATGCAAGCGGCTCAGGAGCACGAGCAGGTGGCCCGGCAGGGCGGTCTCGTCGGCGGGGAACGGATTGACCCGGGCGGCACGGGGGCCCCGGCGGGTCCGGGCGGAGGGGGATTGCACGGAATCCCCAGTCGGCCGAAGGGGCTCACGAACTCGAACGCGCATCGCGATGTCCTTCTGGGTCCGGCTTCTGCGGCCGGCGCGGCAGTGAACGCAGTGCCGCGGCTGCGGTTCCGGGTGCTTCTGCCGCAGGGCCGTGACGAGGGCGTGACGGCGTTGGCGGGGCCGGCGCGCCGGTGCTAGACCCCACCCATGCTCGAAGGTCTCCCGCCCCACCGCCCGACCCATGTGCTGCGCCTCGACACGAGCGAGCGCGCCGCCCGCGCCATGACCGACCTGATCGGCGAGGTCTTCGACCCGACCGAGACCGCGGTTGCCGCCTTCGAGACCGAGGACGGCATCACCTGGCGCCTGGAAGCCTATTTCTCCGAGGAGCCGGACGAGGCGGCGGTGCGCGACCTGATCCGCCCCATCGTGGGCGAGGCCGCCGACCGGGCGACCTTCGCGGCCATCGACCAGCAGGACTGGGTGCGCGCCTCCTTGGAGGGGCTGAAGCCCGTGCGGGCGGGCCGCGTGCTGGTGCACGGGGCGCATGACCGCGAGCGGGTCCGCGCCAACGACCGGCCGATCGAGATCGAGGCGGCCCTGGCCTTCGGCACCGGCCATCACGGCACGACGCTCGGCTGCCTTCTGGCGCTCGTCGATGCGCTGAAGCGCGGCCGGCCCCGCCGGGTGCTCGATGTCGGCACCGGCACCGGCATCCTCGCCCTCGCGGCGGCGCGCCTGCTCCACACCCGGGTGATCGCGGGCGACCTCGACCCGGAGGCGGTGGCGACCGCCCGCAGCAACGCGGCGCTGAACGGGCTCAAGCCCTGCCTCACCTTCTATGAGGCGCCGGGGGTGCGCCATCTGCTCGCCGACCGGGTGCGGAGCTTCGACCTCGTCTTCGCCAACATCCTGGCCCGGCCGCTGACACGGCTCGCCCCCTCCCTTGCCCGGGTGGTGGCCCCAGGCGGCCTCCTGGTCCTGTCGGGCCTGATCGCCCGGGACGTGCCGGGCGTGCTCGCGGCTTATGCGGCCCAGGGCTTCCGCCTGCGCCGCCGCCGGATAATCGAGGGCTGGGCGACGCTGGAATTACGGCGCGGGGGCGCGGCGCCGCGGCCGGTCAGCGGATCGACACCTTGACGTCGAGATTGGTGGCCGTTCCGTTCGGATAGATGACGAGGACGCTGAAGCGGTCGAGGCCCTCGTAGCCCTCCGCCGCCTCGAAGACCATCCGCAGGCCCTCGACCTTGCGGGAGTTGCAGGGGGCGAGCGGCGAGGAGGCGGCGTAGCGCGGGAAGGAGGAGCCCTGGCTCAGCGTCACGGTGCCGTGCTCTGGCTTGGTGAGGAGCCGCGCGACCACCGGTCCCTCCACCGAGCAATCCGGAAACAGGGCCGTGAAGAAGCCGATCGTGCGGGCTTCGTTCATCGGCACGACGCGGTTGAACGGGGTCGTGGCGATCTCCGGGAAGTCCGTCGCGGGGGGCGGCACCGGGGCGGGCGGGGCGGCCGGCTGGGCCCAGACCGTGGAGGCGGCCAAGACGACGGCCAAGACGACGGCTGGGGCGGCGCGCGCGGCCGAAGACGCAAGGTATCTCACGCGGGCGACCTCCCCCGATACGGGACCGGCGCGCAGACCCGGTATCCGCCGGATCCCCATGCGCTGCCGGACCAAATGCGCTAATGCGGCCCATCGCCCCGCGTGATGAGGATATGCCGCACGATGTTTCCCGATGTCCACCTGCACATCGCCGGAGAGTGGCGCCGCGGCGCCACCGGCCAGACCCTTCCGATCCTGAACCCGGCGACGGGTGACACTCTGGGCCAGCTCGCGGTGGCATCGCGAAAAGATCTCGACGCGGCGCTCGCCGCCGCCGACCGGGGCTTCGCCGCCTGGCGCAAGGTCTCGGCTTTCGAGCGCAGCAAGGTGCTGCGCAAGGCCGCCGACCTGCTGCGCGCCCGGGTGGACGAGATCGCCCGGATCATGACCCTGGAGCAGGGCAAGCCGCTGGCCGAATCCCGCGTCGAGGTGCTGGCCGGCGCCGACACGATGGACTGGTTCGCCGAGGAGGGCCGGCGGGCCTATGGGCGCGTGATCCCGCCCCGGGCCGAGGGCGTGATGCAGATCGTGCTGCGCGAGCCGGTCGGCCCCGTGGCGGCCTTCACGCCCTGGAACTTCCCGATCAACCAGGCGGTGCGCAAGGTCGCGGCCTCGCTCTGCACCGGCTGCTCGGTGATCCTGAAGGGCCCGGAGGATACACCCGCGAGCTGTGCGGCCCTGGTCCAGGCGCTCCTCGACGCGGGCGTGCCGGGCGACGTGCTGGGCCTCGTCTTCGGCGACCCGGCGGCGATCTCCTCCTATCTGATCCCGCACCCGGTGATCCGGAAGATGTCCTTCACCGGCTCGACGGCGGTGGGCAAGGAACTGGCGGCGCTCGCGGGCAAGCACATGAAGCGGGCGACGATGGAGCTCGGCGGCCATGCCCCGGCGATCGTGTTCCGGGACGCGGATCTGGGCAAGGCGGTGCAGGTGCTCGGCGCCAACAAGTTCCGCAACGCCGGTCAGGTCTGCGTGGCGCCGACCCGCTTCCTGGTGCACGACTCGGTCTTCGACCGCTTCGTCGACGGCTTCGTGGATTTCGCCAGGACCCTGAAGGTCGGCGACGGCCTGCAGGAGGGGGTGAAGATGGGCCCGCTCGCCCATGGACGGCGCATCGAGGCGATGGAAGCCTTGGTGGCCGACGCGGAGGCCAAGGGCGCGACCCTGCGCACCGGCGGCAAGCGCATCGGCAACCGCGGCCATTTCTTCGAGCCGACGGTGTTCACCGACGTGCCCCTCGACGCCCGGATCATGAACGAGGAGCCCTTCGGGCCGATCGCGGCGATCCAGCGCTTCTCGGACGACGAGGAGGCTTTCGCGGAGGCGAACCGCCTGCCCTACGGGCTCGCCGCCTATGCGTATACGCGCTCATCTGAGACGGCGACGAAGCTCGCCACGCGGATCGAGAGCGGCATGCTGTCGATCAACCATCACGGCATCGCACTGCCCGAGACGCCCTTCGGGGGCGTGAAGGATTCCGGCTACG
Encoded here:
- a CDS encoding NAD-dependent succinate-semialdehyde dehydrogenase, with protein sequence MFPDVHLHIAGEWRRGATGQTLPILNPATGDTLGQLAVASRKDLDAALAAADRGFAAWRKVSAFERSKVLRKAADLLRARVDEIARIMTLEQGKPLAESRVEVLAGADTMDWFAEEGRRAYGRVIPPRAEGVMQIVLREPVGPVAAFTPWNFPINQAVRKVAASLCTGCSVILKGPEDTPASCAALVQALLDAGVPGDVLGLVFGDPAAISSYLIPHPVIRKMSFTGSTAVGKELAALAGKHMKRATMELGGHAPAIVFRDADLGKAVQVLGANKFRNAGQVCVAPTRFLVHDSVFDRFVDGFVDFARTLKVGDGLQEGVKMGPLAHGRRIEAMEALVADAEAKGATLRTGGKRIGNRGHFFEPTVFTDVPLDARIMNEEPFGPIAAIQRFSDDEEAFAEANRLPYGLAAYAYTRSSETATKLATRIESGMLSINHHGIALPETPFGGVKDSGYGSEGGSEAIEGYLNTRFVTQAAF
- a CDS encoding IS110-like element ISMno16 family transposase → MSEITRIGLDTSKSVFQLHGVDAAERPVLKLKLSRSKMLAFFAQQPPCLVALEACGASHHWARTLAGLGHTVRLIAPQHVKPYVPGSKTDAADAAGLCEAVSRPQMRFVPVKTAEQQAALMLTGLREQWLKRRTQVSNSLRGYAAEFGLAAPQGLARLAELVARLAEDPRVPALARPLFAALWAEYQEIEARVQEADRQLKVWQRGNASCRRLSAVPGIGPVGAALLVLKTPAPQAFRSGRDFAAWLGLTPKDHATAGKPRLGGITRAGDEQLRSVLVAGAMAVLRQLKPESAGLAGWLTRLVARKARRLVAVALANKLARIAWRLLVSGASYDPARAGPPMGGAEPARA
- a CDS encoding 50S ribosomal protein L11 methyltransferase; this translates as MLEGLPPHRPTHVLRLDTSERAARAMTDLIGEVFDPTETAVAAFETEDGITWRLEAYFSEEPDEAAVRDLIRPIVGEAADRATFAAIDQQDWVRASLEGLKPVRAGRVLVHGAHDRERVRANDRPIEIEAALAFGTGHHGTTLGCLLALVDALKRGRPRRVLDVGTGTGILALAAARLLHTRVIAGDLDPEAVATARSNAALNGLKPCLTFYEAPGVRHLLADRVRSFDLVFANILARPLTRLAPSLARVVAPGGLLVLSGLIARDVPGVLAAYAAQGFRLRRRRIIEGWATLELRRGGAAPRPVSGSTP